Proteins co-encoded in one Bradyrhizobium sp. 170 genomic window:
- the ilvD gene encoding dihydroxy-acid dehydratase translates to MPAYRSRTTTHGRNMAGARGLWRATGMKNEDFGKPIIAVVNSFTQFVPGHVHLKDLGQLVAREIEKAGGVAKEFNTIAVDDGIAMGHDGMLYSLPSREIIADSVEYMVNAHCADAMVCISNCDKITPGMLMAALRINIPTVFVSGGPMESGKVNIKGKLRAVDLIDAMVAAADSNVSDADVEVIERSACPTCGSCSGMFTANSMNCLTEALGLALPGNGSVLATHADRKGLFVEAGHLIVDLARRYYEQDDETALPRKIANFKAFENAMTLDIAMGGSTNTVLHLLAAAYEGGIPFTMQDIDRLSRRVPVLCKVAPSVPDVHLEDVHRAGGVMAILGELDRAGLLNRGLPMVHSKTLEDALNRWDIVRTKSESVRKFFMAAPGNVPTQVAFSQERRFEELDTDRATGCVRDAEHAYSKDGGLAVLSGNIALDGCIVKTAGVDESILKFEGPARVFESQDAAVEGILGNKIKAGDVVVVRYEGPRGGPGMQEMLYPTSYLKSKGLGKVCALVTDGRFSGGSSGLSIGHLSPEAAEGGLIGLVEEGDLIKIDIPSRSISLVVDDATLAKRREAMLARGADAWKPAKKRSRKVTMALKAYAALTTSAARGAVRIVPE, encoded by the coding sequence ATGCCCGCCTACCGCTCCCGAACCACGACCCACGGCCGCAACATGGCGGGCGCCCGCGGCCTCTGGCGCGCCACCGGCATGAAGAACGAGGACTTTGGCAAGCCGATCATTGCCGTGGTCAATTCGTTCACCCAGTTCGTGCCCGGCCACGTGCACCTGAAGGATCTCGGCCAGCTCGTCGCGCGCGAAATCGAGAAGGCGGGCGGCGTTGCGAAAGAGTTCAACACCATCGCGGTCGACGACGGCATCGCCATGGGCCATGACGGCATGCTCTACAGCCTGCCGTCGCGCGAGATCATCGCCGACAGCGTCGAGTACATGGTCAACGCGCATTGCGCCGACGCCATGGTCTGCATCTCCAACTGCGACAAGATCACGCCCGGCATGCTGATGGCCGCATTGCGGATCAACATCCCGACCGTGTTCGTCTCGGGCGGCCCGATGGAGTCGGGCAAGGTCAACATCAAGGGCAAGCTCCGCGCGGTCGACCTGATCGACGCCATGGTCGCCGCCGCCGACAGCAATGTCAGCGACGCCGATGTGGAAGTGATCGAGCGCTCTGCCTGTCCGACCTGCGGCTCGTGCTCGGGCATGTTCACGGCCAATTCCATGAACTGCCTCACCGAGGCGCTGGGCCTCGCGCTGCCGGGCAACGGCTCGGTGCTGGCGACGCATGCCGACCGCAAGGGATTGTTCGTCGAGGCCGGGCACCTGATCGTCGATCTGGCGCGGCGCTATTACGAGCAGGATGACGAAACGGCGTTGCCACGAAAGATTGCGAACTTCAAGGCGTTCGAGAATGCGATGACGCTCGATATCGCCATGGGCGGCTCGACCAATACGGTGCTGCATCTGCTGGCGGCGGCCTATGAAGGCGGCATTCCCTTCACGATGCAGGATATCGACCGGCTATCGCGCCGGGTGCCGGTGCTGTGCAAGGTCGCGCCGTCGGTGCCGGACGTGCATCTGGAAGACGTTCACCGCGCTGGTGGCGTGATGGCGATCCTCGGCGAACTCGATCGCGCCGGCCTGCTCAACCGCGGCCTGCCGATGGTTCATAGCAAGACGCTGGAAGACGCGCTTAATCGCTGGGACATCGTTCGCACCAAGAGCGAGAGCGTCCGCAAATTCTTCATGGCCGCGCCGGGCAATGTGCCGACGCAAGTCGCCTTCAGCCAGGAGCGCCGGTTCGAAGAACTCGATACCGATCGCGCCACCGGCTGCGTTCGTGACGCCGAGCATGCTTATTCGAAAGATGGCGGCCTTGCCGTGCTGTCGGGCAACATCGCGCTCGATGGCTGCATCGTGAAGACCGCGGGCGTCGATGAGAGCATTTTGAAGTTCGAGGGGCCGGCACGGGTGTTCGAAAGCCAGGACGCCGCAGTCGAAGGCATTCTGGGTAACAAGATCAAGGCGGGCGATGTCGTCGTGGTCCGCTATGAAGGCCCGCGCGGTGGCCCCGGCATGCAGGAGATGCTCTATCCGACCAGCTACCTCAAATCGAAGGGCCTCGGAAAAGTTTGCGCATTGGTCACCGATGGCCGCTTCTCCGGCGGCTCGTCAGGCCTGTCGATCGGGCATCTCTCGCCGGAAGCCGCCGAAGGCGGGTTGATCGGGCTGGTGGAAGAGGGCGACCTTATCAAGATCGACATCCCCTCGCGTTCGATCAGCCTCGTGGTCGATGACGCCACGCTGGCGAAGCGGCGCGAAGCCATGCTGGCCCGTGGCGCGGACGCATGGAAGCCCGCCAAGAAGCGCAGCCGCAAGGTAACGATGGCACTGAAGGCCTATGCGGCGTTGACGACGAGCGCCGCCCGCGGCGCGGTGCGTATCGTTCCGGAGTAA